A region from the Misgurnus anguillicaudatus chromosome 7, ASM2758022v2, whole genome shotgun sequence genome encodes:
- the reep1 gene encoding receptor expression-enhancing protein 2 isoform X1 — MFYLKYVKWMMYWIIFALFTTAEVITDIFLCWLPFYYELKIAFVVWLLSPYTKGSSVLYRKFVHPTLSSKEKDIDEYLCQAKDKSYDTLVHFGRKGLNVAATAAVMAASKGQGVLSERLRSFSMHDLTSIQAEDQATNQSSVTTQPAATQHRTRSMMRSKSETGYSYDFDMTEYEVLETCPSKEPPCPLTSHLAPSQPDPLTPLLSYSESFQDSSPPSPPVSPEEPLDKGKEGNAPAGSPQLKIKRRAPEPPPRNLRPVTRSRSKTTLSSDTEAM, encoded by the exons atgttttatttgaaaTATGTAAAATGGATGATGTACTGGATAATATTTGCACTTTTTACAACAGCTGAAGTGATTACAGATATATTTTTGTGCTG GCTTCCATTCTACTATGAACTCAAAATCGCCTTTGTGGTGTGGTTACTTTCTCCGTACACAAAAGGATCCAGTGTGCTCTATAGAAAATTTGTGCACCCTACACTGTCCTCGAAGGAGAAG GACATCGATGAATACCTATGCCAAGCAAAAGATAAAAGCTACGACACTCTAGTGCATTTCGGAAGGAAAGGACTCAATGTGGCAGCAACAGCAGCAGTGATGGCTGCTAGCAAG GGCCAAGGAGTTCTCTCGGAGCGACTTCGGAGTTTCAGTATGCATGACCTGACATCCATCCAGGCTGAAGACCAAGCAACCAACCAGAGTTCTGTTACCACCCAGCCTGCAGCTACACAGCACAGAACGCGCAGTATGATGCGCAGCAAATCTGAGACTGGTTACA GCTATGATTTTGACATGACTGAGTATGAGGTGTTGGAGACATGCCCTTCTAAGGAGCCTCCCTGCCCATTGACTTCCCACCTTGCCCCATCGCAGCCTGACCCCCTGACTCCACTGCTTTCCTATTCTGAGTCCTTCCAGGATTCCTCACCTCCCTCTCCACCTGTATCCCCAGAGGAGCCTCTAGATAAGGGGAAGGAGGGAAATGCCCCCGCAGGGTCACCCCAACTCAAAATTAAGAGACGTGCCCCTGAG
- the reep1 gene encoding receptor expression-enhancing protein 1 isoform X2, translating to MVSWLISRLVVLIFGTLYPAYSSYKAVKSKDVREYVKWMMYWIIFALFTTAEVITDIFLCWLPFYYELKIAFVVWLLSPYTKGSSVLYRKFVHPTLSSKEKDIDEYLCQAKDKSYDTLVHFGRKGLNVAATAAVMAASKGQGVLSERLRSFSMHDLTSIQAEDQATNQSSVTTQPAATQHRTRSMMRSKSETGYSKCYDFDMTEYEVLETCPSKEPPCPLTSHLAPSQPDPLTPLLSYSESFQDSSPPSPPVSPEEPLDKGKEGNAPAGSPQLKIKRRAPEPPPRNLRPVTRSRSKTTLSSDTEAM from the exons ATGGTCTCCTGGCTTATTTCTAGGCTTGTGGT GCTCATCTTTGGTACCCTTTACCCAGCTTACTCCTCATATAAAGCTGTAAAATCAAAAGATGTGAGAG aaTATGTAAAATGGATGATGTACTGGATAATATTTGCACTTTTTACAACAGCTGAAGTGATTACAGATATATTTTTGTGCTG GCTTCCATTCTACTATGAACTCAAAATCGCCTTTGTGGTGTGGTTACTTTCTCCGTACACAAAAGGATCCAGTGTGCTCTATAGAAAATTTGTGCACCCTACACTGTCCTCGAAGGAGAAG GACATCGATGAATACCTATGCCAAGCAAAAGATAAAAGCTACGACACTCTAGTGCATTTCGGAAGGAAAGGACTCAATGTGGCAGCAACAGCAGCAGTGATGGCTGCTAGCAAG GGCCAAGGAGTTCTCTCGGAGCGACTTCGGAGTTTCAGTATGCATGACCTGACATCCATCCAGGCTGAAGACCAAGCAACCAACCAGAGTTCTGTTACCACCCAGCCTGCAGCTACACAGCACAGAACGCGCAGTATGATGCGCAGCAAATCTGAGACTGGTTACAGTAAGT GCTATGATTTTGACATGACTGAGTATGAGGTGTTGGAGACATGCCCTTCTAAGGAGCCTCCCTGCCCATTGACTTCCCACCTTGCCCCATCGCAGCCTGACCCCCTGACTCCACTGCTTTCCTATTCTGAGTCCTTCCAGGATTCCTCACCTCCCTCTCCACCTGTATCCCCAGAGGAGCCTCTAGATAAGGGGAAGGAGGGAAATGCCCCCGCAGGGTCACCCCAACTCAAAATTAAGAGACGTGCCCCTGAG